Proteins from one Sabethes cyaneus chromosome 2, idSabCyanKW18_F2, whole genome shotgun sequence genomic window:
- the LOC128734400 gene encoding mRNA export factor Gle1, protein MSNISFNVDDLLADFHPLKISALCNAARISPLIKGCTIGPNSTENGLPKENDSSLGNEADRPATVSKKHERAANDVGDRLKYVPDLTVTVRNPARRSLDSSTCSARRVDISDCRAISVKLHEQELELTRKKEMRKEMERRQARIREADRHRDLIHEDRIRRASEEAARRNQEYEQKILEASSALARQAEEYEKQRKAEIDRENRRMAEVSLQLKLKQEEIKRRHAMFNAILEQQATFRKMTEVFNKTLLSVDKEYLGNFASQNKSAYGLVKAFEQLFQSVRENKEVKQEDVDRACELCKSMEQTNTEVFDIKNRLQQEIAERIKKDEEQQQAQAAGKQQPQPAEAEVAPPSAQDTTDTNSKVAPSSNEPHPLAAFVSRESLAFYSGIKSFYEQHQAAVKVLLDDANMKSYRFNCQKVINTPVNAISAVSREHFVDKFQRLDALLAGHPVKIGDAVVSIDGHPLGRTYCTMLLAKKFVSQADTMISSNAPAAFPIAAIIVALWQRYPDFGRFFLAYLHKECPYLVPYFLPQLEGQSHEDYFKSIGYRYSSDGTLEQQDQYLKRMTGLVRLYSAVIVSNPRRGETAPHPHSLECGWRWLCSILNLQPLPDICATLITEFLAMAGGLLWAHYGKQFVKVLRVLQQQYLPALNKVDEGGPKARLEGLIAKITAEGRIDRPEGMLSSDFW, encoded by the exons ATGTCGAATATTTCG TTCAACGTTGACGATCTACTGGCGGATTTTCATCCGCTAAAAATTTCCGCTCTCTGTAATGCTGCGCGCATCTCTCCGCTGATAAAAGGTTGTACAATCGGTCCGAATTCTACCGAAAACGGACTTCCGAAAGAAAACGATTCCAGTCTGGGTAACGAAGCCGACAGACCAGCGACTGTTTCAAAGAAACACGAAAGGGCAGCTAACGACGTGGGAGATAGACTGAAATATGTCCCCGATTTGACGGTAACGGTACGTAACCCAGCTAGAAGATCGTTGGATAGCTCGACATGTTCTGCAAGACGGGTGGACATAAGCGACTGTCGGGCAATTTCGGTCAAGTTGCACGAACAGGAGCTGGAGCTCACGCGCAAAAAAGAAATGAGAAAGGAAATGGAACGTCGGCAGGCTCGGATACGGGAAGCCGATCGACATCGGGACCTCATTCATGAGGATCGAATTCGGCGGGCTAGTGAAGAGGCGGCTCGGCGGAATCAGGAATATGAGCAGAAAATTCTGGAGGCAAGCAGCGCGCTTGCTCGGCAAGCTGAAGAGTATGAAAAACAAAGGAAGGCAGAAATTGATAGGGAAAATCGGCGAATGGCCGAAGTTTCGCTGCAGCTGAAGCTGAAGCAGGAGGAAATCAAACGAAGGCATGCGATGTTTAATGCGATCCTCGAGCAGCAAGCAACATTCCGCAAAATGACCGAAGTATTTAATAAGACGTTGCTTAGTGTGGACAAGGAGTATTTGGGGAACTTTGCTAGTCAGAATAAATCCGCCTATGGTTTGGTGAAGGCGTTCGAACAGTTGTTCCAAAGTGTTAGGGAAAACAAGGAAGTTAAACAGGAGGATGTTGACAGGGCTTGTGAGCTGTGCAAGTCGATGGAACAAACCAACACCGAAGTGTTTGATATAAAGAATCGTTTACAGCAGGAAATTGCGGAACGAATAAAGAAGGACGAGGAGCAGCAGCAAGCGCAAGCTGCTGGTAAACAGCAGCCACAACCGGCAGAGGCGGAAGTTGCGCCTCCGTCAGCCCAAGACACGACAGATACCAACTCTAAGGTGGCGCCTAGCAGCAACGAACCTCATCCACTGGCAGCGTTTGTGTCCCGCGAAAGCCTAGCCTTTTACAGCGGGATTAAGAGTTTCTACGAGCAGCACCAGGCGGCTGTTAAGGTTCTGTTGGATGATGCGAACATGAAATCGTACCGTTTCAACTGTCAGAAGGTTATTAACACTCCGGTGAATGCGATTTCCGCCGTTAGCCGGGAACATTTTGTCGATAAGTTTCAGCGGCTGGATGCGCTGTTGGCCGGTCATCCGGTGAAAATTGGCGATGCTGTCGTGTCCATTGATGGACACCCGCTCGGGAGAACCTACTGTACGATGCTGCTGGCGAAGAAGTTTGTG AGTCAAGCAGATACGATGATTTCCAGTAACGCCCCAGCTGCTTTTCCAATAGCTGCAATAATTGTTGCACTCTGGCAAAGATACCCGGACTTTGGGCGGTTCTTTCTTGCCTATCTGCACAAGGAGTGTCCTTATCTAGTGCCGTACTTCCTTCCGCAGTTGGAGGGTCAATCACATGAAGACTATTTTAAAAGTATCGGTTATCGTTATTCGTCTGACGGAACGCTTGAACAGCAGGACCAATACTTGAAACGAATGACCGGCTTGGTACGGCTCTACTCGGCGGTGATCGTTTCCAATCCACGGCGCGGCGAGACGGCCCCTCATCCGCACAGTTTGGAGTGTGGCTGGCGATGGTTGTGCAGTATACTGAATCTGCAACCGCTGCCCGATATCTGTGCGACGTTAATAACCGAGTTCCTTGCAATGGCAGGCGGGCTGCTGTGGGCGCACTACGGAAAACAGTTCGTCAAGGTACTGAGAGTTCTACAGCAGCAGTATCTGCCTGCCTTGAACAAGGTCGACGAAGGAGGTCCGAAGGCGCGACTAGAGGGACTAATTGCCAAGATTACCGCCGAAGGGCGCATCGATCGCCCGGAGGGAATGTTGAGTTcggatttttggtag
- the LOC128734401 gene encoding putative tRNA pseudouridine synthase Pus10 isoform X2, which translates to MNENADIHGYLQQAGCCRICCLRFLKGRLDDFVDVEEALKKRDIPNGGVTDVKENASKKFRANICVACLGLLDGRLMETLLEQIVTKEALRQYDCQGFTSSVSLPIALHLRQLSLWLAVLERFPDRFNKTAFPDVTVKDAFKMILNQKLELALDKKFSVNGVMVNVNFKYANEEAELQLLEKIKPEVFVDRKAKKHCKKDFITRNAFEKHFTPASVSAELFRKYIAIPPVVQAEGLVLEQVSFTGPTVFLAGRYNKLSRELSQTPWVIDGKRKMANSVQEIMTAVVAPWFGVPPDGLIFSSSGREDVDVRCLGEGRPFVLEIPGAFKDYLTEERAADMEKAIDETLQISVKDLQLVEREELVHIKQGEEDKKKFYRALCVLKKPVTNEVVDALNINEPFVIEQWTPLRVLHRRPLLSRSRTVYSVKAFASTKNDCALVVDVVTQAGTYIKELVHSDFGRTSPSFKSIIGQEIDIHALDVMAVYLDWPKRLRR; encoded by the exons ATGAACGAAAATGCGGACATTCACGGTTACCTTCAGCAGGCGGGCTGCTGCCGAATTTGCTGCTTGCGTTTTCTTAAGGGCCGGTTGGATGATTTCGTGGACGTTGAAGAAGCTCTAAAGAAG AGGGATATTCCGAACGGCGGCGTTACGGACGTGAAAGAAAATGCTTCGAAAAAATTCCGAGCAAACATCTGCGTTGCCTGTCTGGGTTTGCTGGATGGACGTCTGATGGAAACCCTGCTGGAGCAGATTGTCACAAAGGAAGCGCTGCGCCAATACGACTGCCAGGGGTTTACCAGTTCGGTGTCGCTGCCGATTGCGTTGCACCTGCGGCAATTGTCGCTTTGGTTGGCCGTTTTGGAACGGTTTCCCGATCGGTTCAATAAGACAGCTTTCCCGGACGTAACCGTGAAGGATGCCTTCAAAATGATTCTCAACCAAAAGCTGGAATTGGCGCTGGATAAGAAATTTTCCGTTAATGGAGTGATGGTTAACGTTAATTTTAAGTATGCTAACGAAGAAGCGGAATTGCAGCTGCTGGAAAAGATAAAACCGGAGGTTTTTGTTGATCGAAAAGCTAAGAAGCACTGCAAGAAAGATTTCATAACGCGGAACGCGTTTGAGAAACATTTTACACCGGCCAGTGTAAGTGCCGAACTGTTTCGCAAGTACATTGCCATTCCGCCGGTGGTACAGGCGGAAGGGTTAGTCCTGGAGCAGGTAAGCTTCACTGGGCCGACCGTTTTTCTGGCCGGCAGGTACAACAAGCTATCGCGAGAGCTCAGTCAAACACCTTGGGTTATCGATGGGAAACGGAAGATGGCCAACAGTGTGCAGGAAATTATGACGGCTGTCGTGGCGCCCTGGTTTGGAGTGCCACCGGATGGGTTAATATTTTCTTCCAGTGGTCGGGAGGATGTGGACGTGCGCTGCCTGGGAGAGGGTAGACCTTTTGTGCTGGAGATTCCCGGTGCGTTTAAGGACTATCTGACAGAGGAGAGGGCTGCTGATATGGAGAAGGCAATTGATGAGACTTTGCAG ATATCTGTCAAAGACCTTCAGCTGGTGGAACGGGAAGAGTTGGTTCACATCAAACAGGGCGAGGAAGACAAAAAGAAATTCTACAGAGCTCTTTGTGTACTGAAGAAACCAGTAACGAATGAAGTTGTCGATGCCTTGAACATTAATGAACCTTTCGTGATTGAACAGTGGACTCCGTTGCGGGTTCTTCACCGAAGACCTTTGCTGTCGCGATCTCGGACTGTGTACAGCGTCAAAGCATTTGCCAGCACAAAGAATGACTGCGCCCTAGTCGTAGATGTCGTGACCCAGGCTGGTACCTACATCAAGGAACTGGTACACAGTGACTTCGGACGAACAAGCCCTAGCTTCAAGAGTATCATCGGACAGGAAATTGATATTCATGCATTGGACGTGATGGCCGTCTATTTGGATTGGCCAAAGCGGTTGAGGCGGTGA
- the LOC128734401 gene encoding putative tRNA pseudouridine synthase Pus10 isoform X1 yields the protein MNENADIHGYLQQAGCCRICCLRFLKGRLDDFVDVEEALKKVSFKSNVLSEIKGNHFYLIQRDIPNGGVTDVKENASKKFRANICVACLGLLDGRLMETLLEQIVTKEALRQYDCQGFTSSVSLPIALHLRQLSLWLAVLERFPDRFNKTAFPDVTVKDAFKMILNQKLELALDKKFSVNGVMVNVNFKYANEEAELQLLEKIKPEVFVDRKAKKHCKKDFITRNAFEKHFTPASVSAELFRKYIAIPPVVQAEGLVLEQVSFTGPTVFLAGRYNKLSRELSQTPWVIDGKRKMANSVQEIMTAVVAPWFGVPPDGLIFSSSGREDVDVRCLGEGRPFVLEIPGAFKDYLTEERAADMEKAIDETLQISVKDLQLVEREELVHIKQGEEDKKKFYRALCVLKKPVTNEVVDALNINEPFVIEQWTPLRVLHRRPLLSRSRTVYSVKAFASTKNDCALVVDVVTQAGTYIKELVHSDFGRTSPSFKSIIGQEIDIHALDVMAVYLDWPKRLRR from the exons ATGAACGAAAATGCGGACATTCACGGTTACCTTCAGCAGGCGGGCTGCTGCCGAATTTGCTGCTTGCGTTTTCTTAAGGGCCGGTTGGATGATTTCGTGGACGTTGAAGAAGCTCTAAAGAAGGTAAGTTTTAAATCAAATGTTCTTTCGGAAATCAAAGGAAACCACTTTTATTTAATACAGAGGGATATTCCGAACGGCGGCGTTACGGACGTGAAAGAAAATGCTTCGAAAAAATTCCGAGCAAACATCTGCGTTGCCTGTCTGGGTTTGCTGGATGGACGTCTGATGGAAACCCTGCTGGAGCAGATTGTCACAAAGGAAGCGCTGCGCCAATACGACTGCCAGGGGTTTACCAGTTCGGTGTCGCTGCCGATTGCGTTGCACCTGCGGCAATTGTCGCTTTGGTTGGCCGTTTTGGAACGGTTTCCCGATCGGTTCAATAAGACAGCTTTCCCGGACGTAACCGTGAAGGATGCCTTCAAAATGATTCTCAACCAAAAGCTGGAATTGGCGCTGGATAAGAAATTTTCCGTTAATGGAGTGATGGTTAACGTTAATTTTAAGTATGCTAACGAAGAAGCGGAATTGCAGCTGCTGGAAAAGATAAAACCGGAGGTTTTTGTTGATCGAAAAGCTAAGAAGCACTGCAAGAAAGATTTCATAACGCGGAACGCGTTTGAGAAACATTTTACACCGGCCAGTGTAAGTGCCGAACTGTTTCGCAAGTACATTGCCATTCCGCCGGTGGTACAGGCGGAAGGGTTAGTCCTGGAGCAGGTAAGCTTCACTGGGCCGACCGTTTTTCTGGCCGGCAGGTACAACAAGCTATCGCGAGAGCTCAGTCAAACACCTTGGGTTATCGATGGGAAACGGAAGATGGCCAACAGTGTGCAGGAAATTATGACGGCTGTCGTGGCGCCCTGGTTTGGAGTGCCACCGGATGGGTTAATATTTTCTTCCAGTGGTCGGGAGGATGTGGACGTGCGCTGCCTGGGAGAGGGTAGACCTTTTGTGCTGGAGATTCCCGGTGCGTTTAAGGACTATCTGACAGAGGAGAGGGCTGCTGATATGGAGAAGGCAATTGATGAGACTTTGCAG ATATCTGTCAAAGACCTTCAGCTGGTGGAACGGGAAGAGTTGGTTCACATCAAACAGGGCGAGGAAGACAAAAAGAAATTCTACAGAGCTCTTTGTGTACTGAAGAAACCAGTAACGAATGAAGTTGTCGATGCCTTGAACATTAATGAACCTTTCGTGATTGAACAGTGGACTCCGTTGCGGGTTCTTCACCGAAGACCTTTGCTGTCGCGATCTCGGACTGTGTACAGCGTCAAAGCATTTGCCAGCACAAAGAATGACTGCGCCCTAGTCGTAGATGTCGTGACCCAGGCTGGTACCTACATCAAGGAACTGGTACACAGTGACTTCGGACGAACAAGCCCTAGCTTCAAGAGTATCATCGGACAGGAAATTGATATTCATGCATTGGACGTGATGGCCGTCTATTTGGATTGGCCAAAGCGGTTGAGGCGGTGA